The nucleotide sequence GAACCGCCCCGCCGGGCAGACCCGGCGCACGGAAGAGCCCCGGTGTTTCACGTGAAACACCGGGGCTCTTCCGTGCGTTCGGTGGTCTAGCTGCGGTCCATCCCGGGGTCCAGCACCTCGATGATGCGGTTCAGGTCCTCCACCGAGGCGAACTCGATGGTCATCTTGCCCTTGCGGGCGCCCAGGGCGATCCGCACGCTCGTGTCCAGGCGGTCGGAGAACGCCTCCGCGATGTAGTCGAGCCGCTCCTTGTTACGCCCGGCCGGGGCGGCCACCCGCTGCGGCTTGCGCTCCCCCGTCTCCGTCAGCTGCACGGCCTCCTCCGTGGCCCGGACCGAGAGCCCCTCCGCCACGATCCGCTGCGCGAGTCGTTCCATCTGAGCGGGGTCGGCCAGGGACAGCAGGGCGCGGGCGTGCCCCGAGGACAGCACGCCGGCGGCCACACGGCGCTGGACGAGCGGCGGCAGGCGGAGCAGACGGATCGTGTTGCTGATCTGGGGGCGGGATCGGCCGATGCGCCGGGACAGCTCCTCCTGCGTGGCGCCGAACTCCTCCAGCAGCTGCTGGTAGGCCGCGGCCTCCTCGAGCGGGTTCAGCTGGCTGCGGTGCAGGTTCTCGAGCAGGGCGTCCCGGAGCAGGTCGTCGTCCGCCGTCTCGCGGACGATCGCCGGGATGGTCGGCAGCCCGGCGCGCTGGGTGGCGCGCCACCTCCGCTCGCCCATGACCAGTTCGTACGACTGCTCCCCGTCCTCGCGGGTGGGTCGCACCACGATGGGCTGCAGCACACCGAGCTCGCCGATCGAGTACGCGAGCTCTGCGAGCTCCTCCTCGTCGAACACCTGACGGGGCTGCTTGCGGTTGGGGTGGATGGCCGCGACCGGGATCTCGGCGAACGTGGCGCCGGGCACCGCCGCCAGCTCCTCGACCGCCGCGTCCGTTTCACGTGAAACATCACCCGCGGACGTACCGGAAGCGGGACGGTCCGTCACGGCGGTCGCCTCGGTCGCCTCTCCTGCGCTGGAATCATCTGTCGCCTCCGGCGCATCGCCCGCGGCGGCGGGGCCGGCCGGGGAGACATCGAGTCGCTGCTGCTCCGGCTCCGCCGCGGTTCGGCTGCGCCCCCCGGACGGGGCCTCGACGTCCTCCTCGGACGGGCGAGCCTCCTTCGGACGCGATGTTTCACGTGAAACGCCGGCCCGGTTCCCCGGACCGGGTTCCGTCGTCGTCGACGACGTCTCCCCGGAGTCAGCCGCCGGCGCGGCGTCAGGGGTACCGGCCGAAGGCAGGAAGAACATGTCGGAGGGCCGGCTGACAAGTGTGGTGTTGCGCAGGGCCTCGCCCATGTCCATCCGCGCTTTCATGGCCTTCTGCCGCGCCGCAGGGCTGACAGTCCTGCTCCGCCCCCCGGCAGCCGACCGCTTCGCCGGCTCGGCGGACCCGGGCTGCTCGGGGACGTCATCTGCGTCTGCGGTCCCGCCAGCGGGACGCGCGGCGGCCTTCGACGTGGTCCGGGTCCTGGTGGCTGGCTCTCCGCCGGCTGAGGGCCGCTGCGTCGAAGTACCAGTTGCTGCGTCCGGCTGGTCGATCGAATTC is from Kocuria rosea and encodes:
- a CDS encoding ParB/RepB/Spo0J family partition protein, with the protein product MKARMDMGEALRNTTLVSRPSDMFFLPSAGTPDAAPAADSGETSSTTTEPGPGNRAGVSRETSRPKEARPSEEDVEAPSGGRSRTAAEPEQQRLDVSPAGPAAAGDAPEATDDSSAGEATEATAVTDRPASGTSAGDVSRETDAAVEELAAVPGATFAEIPVAAIHPNRKQPRQVFDEEELAELAYSIGELGVLQPIVVRPTREDGEQSYELVMGERRWRATQRAGLPTIPAIVRETADDDLLRDALLENLHRSQLNPLEEAAAYQQLLEEFGATQEELSRRIGRSRPQISNTIRLLRLPPLVQRRVAAGVLSSGHARALLSLADPAQMERLAQRIVAEGLSVRATEEAVQLTETGERKPQRVAAPAGRNKERLDYIAEAFSDRLDTSVRIALGARKGKMTIEFASVEDLNRIIEVLDPGMDRS